A stretch of Rhododendron vialii isolate Sample 1 chromosome 4a, ASM3025357v1 DNA encodes these proteins:
- the LOC131324672 gene encoding uncharacterized protein LOC131324672 isoform X1: MDERIHHHHHRHRGKEEEEEEDESDESGDEFTSEDEGTEDYRRGGYHAVRAGDAFKSGQYVVQSKLGWGHFSTVWLAWDSLNSRYVALKVQKSAQHYTEAAMDEITILQQIAEEDPEDKKCVVKLLDHFKHSGPNGHHVCMVFEYLGDNLLTLIKYSDYCGMPIQRVKEICFHILVGLDYLHRQLSIIHTDLKPENILLLSTIDQSKDPRKSGVPLILPNSVNKTVFGTTITTDVKPSNGDLTRNQKKKIKRKAKRAAQGCAGKEASAETETDPETSGAVESSGNSNSNMGSVYANAVSTADGTGQGSLGRKRGSRSARQQLLASVDLKCKLVDFGNACWTYKQFTNDIQTRQYRCPEVILGSKYSTSADLWSFACICFELATGDVLFDPHSGDNFDRDEDHLALMMELLGMMPRKIALGGRYSRDFFNRYGDLRHIRRLRFWPMNKVLMEKYEFSEQDAAELADFLVPILDFVPEKRPTAAQCLLHPWISSGPRLLEPSTLSTQSQAADTLFCEKMMREKGETEVVEVGMGKIAINADSKQVKNPQSMSKLSKTDIGSSSR; this comes from the exons CTTCAAGAGTGGCCAGTACGTTGTCCAGAGCAAACTCGGCTGGGGCCACTTCTCCACCGTCTGGCTCGCCTGGGACTCCCTTAACTct CGATATGTGGCGCTGAAAGTGCAAAAGAGTGCGCAGCATTACACGGAGGCAGCCATGGATGAGATTACCATCTTGCAACAGATTGCAGAAGAAGACCCGGAAGATAAGAAATGTGTGGTGAAGCTGTTGGATCATTTTAAGCACTCAGGTCCAAATGGGCACCATGTTTGTATGGTCTTTGAGTATTTAGGGGATAATCTACTGACACTTATCAAGTATAGTGATTACTGTGGAATGCCTATTCAGAGAGTCAAGGAAATATGCTTTCATATTCTGGTGGGGTTGGATTACTTGCACAGACAGCTTTCGATTATACATACTGATTTGAAACCGGAGAACATTTTATTATTGTCCACGATTGACCAATCTAAGGATCCTAGGAAGTCTGGCGTTCCTCTTATTCTTCCTAACAGCGTGAACAAGACTGTGTTTGGGACTACTATTACCACAGATGTCAAGCCATCCAATGGGGACTTGACTAGaaaccaaaagaagaagattaaaaGAAAGGCTAAGCGAGCTGCTCAGGGTTGTGCAGGGAAGGAAGCTTCAGCAGAAACTGAGACTGACCCTGAAACATCTGGTGCTGTCGAGAGTTCTGGTAATTCGAATTCAAATATGGGTTCTGTCTATGCGAATGCCGTATCTACAGCTGATGGAACTGGGCAAGGAAGTCTGGGTCGTAAAAGAGGAAGCCGATCCGCAAGGCAGCAGCTGTTGGCTTCGGTTGACCTGAAATGCAAGTTGGTTGACTTTGGTAATGCTTGCTGGACTTACAAGCAGTTTACAAATGACATCCAAACGAGACAATATAGGTGTCCAGAGGTTATCCTGGGGTCTAAATATTCTACTTCTGCTGATCTTTGGTCATTTGCTTGCATCTGTTTTGAGCTTGCAACTGGTGACGTTCTTTTTGATCCTCATAGCGGTGACAACTTTGACAGAGATGAG GACCACTTAGCATTGATGATGGAGCTTCTAGGGATGATGCCACGGAAG ATTGCCTTGGGTGGCCGTTATTCGCGGGACTTCTTTAACCGATACGGTGATCTAAGGCACATTCGTCGCTTGCGTTTCTGGCCCATGAACAAGGTTCTAATGGAGAAGTACGAATTCAGCGAGCAAGATGCCGCTGAGTTGGCTGATTTCCTTGTCCCCATTCTTGATTTTGTCCCTGAGAAGCGGCCAACTGCTGCCCAATGCCTACTTCATCCTTGGATTAGTTCAGGTCCTCGTCTTTTAGAGCCTTCAACACTGTCTACTCAATCCCAAGCTGCTGATACTTTATTTTGCGAGAAAATGATGAGGGAGAAAGGGGAGACAGAAGTCGTGGAGGTTGGAATGGGGAAGATAGCAATCAATGCAGATTCGAAACAAGTCAAAAATCCTCAGTCTATGAGTAAACTGTCAAAGACCGATATAGGAAGTTCATCTAGGTAG
- the LOC131324673 gene encoding embryonic protein DC-8-like: MASRQEKELSDINRERKEREHEEEEEDRRPKMESHDRDYYEQGQEERPGVIGTILKSVAETLESAKEAVIGKSYDELREGGYEEQAQEEEEEERGITDRAAEKAGETKEAVKEKAETAKEMAKETAELAAEETKERAKEKKDSGVGKISEKAKRAMETLSGGGRRQDESQEEPKEKYMETEDGARRKMQELKLREEGYDDEERKRAEAERETAEDRGTAGTRNIFSAIGSVKEAIKEKLTMPSDIVEETQAAREHGGTKRATAEKVVLDAEGNPVDEYGRVHLQRVERRE, translated from the exons ATGGCATCAAGGCAAGAAAAAGAGCTCAGTGATATAAACAGagaaaggaaggagagagagcacgaagaagaagaagaagatagacGACCGAAAATGGAGTCTCATGACCGTGATTACTACGAACAAGGACAAGAGGAAAGGCCCGGCGTCATCGGAACCATACTGAAATCGGTGGCCGAAACTCTCGAAAGCGCCAAGGAGGCCGTTATCGGCAAATCTTACGACGAGCTGAGGGAAGGCGGGTACGAGGAGCAGGcccaggaggaggaggaggaagagagagggattACGGATAGGGCAGCAGAGAAGGCGGGAGAGACGAAAGAGGCGGTAAAGGAAAAGGCCGAAACGGCAAAGGAGATGGCCAAGGAGACGGCTGAGTTGGCCGCGGAGGAGACGAAAGAGAGAGCCAAAGAGAAGAAGGATAGTGGCGTGGGGAAGATTTCGGAGAAGGCGAAAAGGGCTATGGAGACgttgagtggtggtggtaggaggcAGGATGAGAGCCAAGAGGAACCTAAG GAAAAATACATGGAGACGGAGGATGGAGCCAGACGGAAGATGCAAGAGTTGAAGCTGAGAGAGGAGGGGTACGATGATGAGGAGAGGAAGAGAGCAGAGGCAGAAAGGGAAACTGCAGAGGACAG GGGGACTGCAGGGACGAGAAACATATTCAGCGCGATTGGTAGCGTGAAGGAAGCTATAAAGGAGAAGCTAACAATGCCGAGTGACATTGTGGAAGAGACGCAGGCAGCACGTGAGCATGGCGGCACAAAGAGAGCAACGGCAGAGAAGGTGGTACTAGATGCTGAAGGAAACCCCGTTGATGAATATGGTAGGGTGCACTTGCAACGTGTGGAGCGCCGGGAATAG
- the LOC131324672 gene encoding uncharacterized protein LOC131324672 isoform X2, translating to MDEITILQQIAEEDPEDKKCVVKLLDHFKHSGPNGHHVCMVFEYLGDNLLTLIKYSDYCGMPIQRVKEICFHILVGLDYLHRQLSIIHTDLKPENILLLSTIDQSKDPRKSGVPLILPNSVNKTVFGTTITTDVKPSNGDLTRNQKKKIKRKAKRAAQGCAGKEASAETETDPETSGAVESSGNSNSNMGSVYANAVSTADGTGQGSLGRKRGSRSARQQLLASVDLKCKLVDFGNACWTYKQFTNDIQTRQYRCPEVILGSKYSTSADLWSFACICFELATGDVLFDPHSGDNFDRDEDHLALMMELLGMMPRKIALGGRYSRDFFNRYGDLRHIRRLRFWPMNKVLMEKYEFSEQDAAELADFLVPILDFVPEKRPTAAQCLLHPWISSGPRLLEPSTLSTQSQAADTLFCEKMMREKGETEVVEVGMGKIAINADSKQVKNPQSMSKLSKTDIGSSSR from the exons ATGGATGAGATTACCATCTTGCAACAGATTGCAGAAGAAGACCCGGAAGATAAGAAATGTGTGGTGAAGCTGTTGGATCATTTTAAGCACTCAGGTCCAAATGGGCACCATGTTTGTATGGTCTTTGAGTATTTAGGGGATAATCTACTGACACTTATCAAGTATAGTGATTACTGTGGAATGCCTATTCAGAGAGTCAAGGAAATATGCTTTCATATTCTGGTGGGGTTGGATTACTTGCACAGACAGCTTTCGATTATACATACTGATTTGAAACCGGAGAACATTTTATTATTGTCCACGATTGACCAATCTAAGGATCCTAGGAAGTCTGGCGTTCCTCTTATTCTTCCTAACAGCGTGAACAAGACTGTGTTTGGGACTACTATTACCACAGATGTCAAGCCATCCAATGGGGACTTGACTAGaaaccaaaagaagaagattaaaaGAAAGGCTAAGCGAGCTGCTCAGGGTTGTGCAGGGAAGGAAGCTTCAGCAGAAACTGAGACTGACCCTGAAACATCTGGTGCTGTCGAGAGTTCTGGTAATTCGAATTCAAATATGGGTTCTGTCTATGCGAATGCCGTATCTACAGCTGATGGAACTGGGCAAGGAAGTCTGGGTCGTAAAAGAGGAAGCCGATCCGCAAGGCAGCAGCTGTTGGCTTCGGTTGACCTGAAATGCAAGTTGGTTGACTTTGGTAATGCTTGCTGGACTTACAAGCAGTTTACAAATGACATCCAAACGAGACAATATAGGTGTCCAGAGGTTATCCTGGGGTCTAAATATTCTACTTCTGCTGATCTTTGGTCATTTGCTTGCATCTGTTTTGAGCTTGCAACTGGTGACGTTCTTTTTGATCCTCATAGCGGTGACAACTTTGACAGAGATGAG GACCACTTAGCATTGATGATGGAGCTTCTAGGGATGATGCCACGGAAG ATTGCCTTGGGTGGCCGTTATTCGCGGGACTTCTTTAACCGATACGGTGATCTAAGGCACATTCGTCGCTTGCGTTTCTGGCCCATGAACAAGGTTCTAATGGAGAAGTACGAATTCAGCGAGCAAGATGCCGCTGAGTTGGCTGATTTCCTTGTCCCCATTCTTGATTTTGTCCCTGAGAAGCGGCCAACTGCTGCCCAATGCCTACTTCATCCTTGGATTAGTTCAGGTCCTCGTCTTTTAGAGCCTTCAACACTGTCTACTCAATCCCAAGCTGCTGATACTTTATTTTGCGAGAAAATGATGAGGGAGAAAGGGGAGACAGAAGTCGTGGAGGTTGGAATGGGGAAGATAGCAATCAATGCAGATTCGAAACAAGTCAAAAATCCTCAGTCTATGAGTAAACTGTCAAAGACCGATATAGGAAGTTCATCTAGGTAG